Proteins co-encoded in one Scatophagus argus isolate fScaArg1 chromosome 11, fScaArg1.pri, whole genome shotgun sequence genomic window:
- the chaf1b gene encoding chromatin assembly factor 1 subunit B, protein MKLVTCEIAWHNKEPVYSLDFQHSSDGRVHRLATAGVDTTVRLWRVDTGPDGKAVVEFLSNLARHTKAVNVVRFSPNGELLASGGDDAAILLWKLNDSKEPEQTPVFQDDEDAQLNKESWTVVKTLRGHIEDVYDICWTRDGNFMVSGSVDNTAIMWDVHKGQKLCILNDHKSYVQGVTWDPLGQYVATLSCDRVMRVYSTHTKKKAFCVSKMSSGPLAEGEVKQYRMFHDDSMRSFFRRLSFTPDGSFLLAPAGCVEIGENIINTTYIFSRKGLKRPIAHLPCPTKATLAVRCCPVYFELRTKKGEDGSVQALPNAFQLPYRMVFAVASEDSIFLYDTQQTLPFGLVSNVHYHTLSDLTWSRDGSFLAVSSTDGYCSFLSFSPGELGTPLKEPPTLEIFAPHSGVEKKGKKSARTSSPGTQPPNSAQTPTSQTVNGKDAPSVTPPEEKKSTPSAKSKPQPRRITLNTLEGWGKPATSKATTTSAPQTPTSASTSAPSTPLPRVTPLTPTNCRTSQPRIAPLTPSTPKVLNSANTTGPTTPKGATTPKGPTPRRVSLTPVASRSPAVSSLFCTPSSTEKAKHERPSPPTDPVCQPPESKRPKTSDPPVKTGDTQA, encoded by the exons ATGAAGTTGGTAACGTGTGAGATTGCATGGCACAACAAAGAGCCAGTTTATAGTTTGGACTTCCAGCACAGCTCTGATGGACGCGTTCATCGGCTGGCCACAGCTGGAGTGGACACCACAGTCAGA CTGTGGCGTGTAGACACGGGCCCAGACGGGAAGGCGGTCGTGGAGTTTCTGTCTAATCTGGCTAGACATACGAAGGCTGTTAATGTGGTGCGCTTTAGCCCTAATGGAGAGCTGCTTGCCTCAGGAGGAGATG ACGCAGCGATTCTGCTGTGGAAGCTCAATGACTCTAAGGAGCCTGAGCAGACCCCCGTGTTCcaggatgatgaagatgctCAGCTCAACAAGGAGAGCTGGACTGTGGTCAAGACACTAAG GGGACACATAGAGGACGTGTATGACATCTGCTGGACACGGGATGGAAACTTCATGGTGTCTGGCTCTGTGGACAACACTGCTATTATGTGGGACGTCCACAAAG gACAAAAGCTCTGTATCTTGAATGACCATAAGAGCTATGTGCAAGGGGTGACCTGGGATCCCCTGGGACAATATGTAGCCACTCTCAGCTGTGACAG AGTGATGCgtgtttacagcacacacaccaagaaGAAGGCCTTCTGTGTTAGTAAAATGAGCTCAGGGCCACTAGCAGAAGGAGAG gtcAAGCAGTACAGAATGTTTCACGATGACAGTATGAGGTCATTTTTTCGTCGTCTTTCATTCACCCCAGATGGGTCTTTCTTGCTCGCACCAG CTGGATGTGTGGAGATTGGAGAAAACATCATAAATACCACCTACATCTTTTCCAGGAAGGGCCTCAAGAG gcctATCGCCCACTTACCATGTCCAACTAAAGCTACACTGGCTGTGCGCTGCTGCCCCGTCTACTTTGAATTGAggaccaagaaaggagaag ATGGTTCTGTTCAGGCTCTTCCCAACGCCTTTCAGTTGCCATACCGTATGGTGTTTGCTGTGGCATCTGAGGACTCCATATTCTTGTATGACACTCAGCAGACACTCCCTTTTGGCCTGGTGTCCAACGTCCACTACCACACGCTCAGCGACCTCACATG GTCTCGTGATGGTTCCTTCCTGGCTGTGTCCTCCACAGATGGCTACTGCTCCTTCCTGTCCTTCTCTCCTGGGGAGCTGGGAACTCCGCTGAAGGAGCCTCCCACTCTGGAGATCTTTGCCCCACATAGCGGTGTGGAGAAAAAGGGCAAAAAATCAGCCAGGACCTCATCTCCTGGGACCCAGCCACCAAACTCAGCCCAAACTCCCACCTCCCAAACGGTTAATGGCAAAGACGCCCCCTCCGTCACCCCGCcggaggagaagaagagcacCCCCAGTGCCAAGTCGAAACCCCAGCCCCGTAGGATCACCCTCAACACCCTGGAGGGCTGGGGGAAGCCTGCTACCTCTAAAGCCACAACCACTTCTGCACCTCAGACCCCAACATCTGCAAGCACAAGCGCACCCTCTACTCCCCTACCCCGTGTCACCCCTCTCACCCCTACCAACTGCCGCACATCTCAGCCACGCATCGCCCCACTCACTCCATCCACCCCTAAAGTCCTCAACAGTGCTAATACTACTGGGCCCACTACCCCAAAGGGTGCAACCACCCCGAAGGGGCCCACCCCAAG GAGAGTATCTTTGACTCCCGTCGCATCCCGATCTCCAGCTGTTAGTTCCCTCTTCTGCACCCCCTCATCCACTGAGAAGGCCAAACATG aGCGTCCTTCTCCTCCCACTGATCCCGTGTGCCAGCCCCCCGAGTCCAAACGGCCAAAGACCAGCGATCCCCCGGTGAAGACCGGCGACACCCAGGCCTAG